The proteins below come from a single Sorghum bicolor cultivar BTx623 chromosome 4, Sorghum_bicolor_NCBIv3, whole genome shotgun sequence genomic window:
- the LOC8074640 gene encoding apoptosis-inducing factor homolog B isoform X2: protein MVEPSFAERSLIYHKDYLNDTTIVTSSAVNITEDAVLTADGQSLPYDYLVIATGHALTSPASRAERLKEFQRDNGKIESSESVLIIGGGPTGVELAAEIAVDYPGKKVTLIHRGPRLLEFMGEKASKKCLDWLTSKKVDVLLQQSVDLGSLSDTEKVYKTSGGETVRADCHFVCIGKPLSSSWLHDTILKESLDSKGRVMVENDLRVKGYNNIFAIGDITDIPEIKQGYNAQKHALLVAKNLKLLIKGLPNSKLSTYSTGYPLALVSLGRKEGLAQIPFLTICGCLPGKIKSGDLFIGKTRKQIGLSG, encoded by the exons ATGGTGGAACCATCTTTTGCTGAGAGATCATTAATCTATCACAAAGATTACCTCAACGACACAACCATCGTGACATCTTCTGCAGTCAATATCACCGAAGACGCTGTCCTGACTGCTGATGGTCAATCTCTTCCATATGATTATCTTGTCATAGCGACTGGCCATGCTTTGACTTCTCCTGCCAGCAGAGCTGAGAGGTTAAAAGAATTCCAGAGAG ATAATGGGAAGATAGAGTCATCAGAATCTGTCCTGATAATTGGAGGTGGTCCAACTGGTGTTGAACTAGCTGCAGAGATTGCGGTAGACTACCCGGGGAAGAAGGTGACCCTTATCCATAGAGGACCACGTCTACTCGAATTCATGGGAGAAAAGGCTTCAAAGAAGTGCCTTGATTGGCTGACTTCAAAGAAAGTAGACGTGCTTCTTCAGCAATCTGTTGACTTGGGCTCATTATCAGACACGGAGAAGGTGTACAAGACATCAGGCGGAGAAACAGTAAGAGCTGATTGCCACTTTGTGTGCATTGGAAAGCCACTGAGTTCGTCGTGGCTACATGATACCATCCTAAAGGAATCTTTGGATAGCAAGGGGAGAGTAATGGTGGAAAATGATTTAAGAGTGAAGGGTTATAATAACATTTTCGCGATTGGTGACATCACGGATATTCCT GAAATCAAACAAGGGTATAACGCCCAGAAGCATGCCCTGCTAGTGGCGAAGAACCTGAAGTTATTGATCAAGGGTTTGCCTAACAGCAAACTGTCAACTTACAGCACCGGTTACCCGCTGGCACTCGTCTCTCTTGGAAGGAAGGAAGGGCTGGCTCAAATTCCCTTTCTGACGATCTGCGGGTGCTTGCCAGGCAAGATCAAATCCGGCGATcttttcatcggcaagacgAGGAAGCAGATTGGCCTGAGTGGTTGA
- the LOC8074640 gene encoding apoptosis-inducing factor homolog B isoform X1, producing MAAAGEKARVVLVGGGPAGSLFAKTMEGHADVVLLDPKEYLEIPWSELRSMVEPSFAERSLIYHKDYLNDTTIVTSSAVNITEDAVLTADGQSLPYDYLVIATGHALTSPASRAERLKEFQRDNGKIESSESVLIIGGGPTGVELAAEIAVDYPGKKVTLIHRGPRLLEFMGEKASKKCLDWLTSKKVDVLLQQSVDLGSLSDTEKVYKTSGGETVRADCHFVCIGKPLSSSWLHDTILKESLDSKGRVMVENDLRVKGYNNIFAIGDITDIPEIKQGYNAQKHALLVAKNLKLLIKGLPNSKLSTYSTGYPLALVSLGRKEGLAQIPFLTICGCLPGKIKSGDLFIGKTRKQIGLSG from the exons atggcggcggcgggggagaAGGCGAGGGTGGTGCTTGTTGGCGGCGGCCCCGCGGGCTCCCTCTTCGCCAAGACCATGGAGGGCCACGCCGACGTCGTCCTCCTCGATCC GAAAGAGTACCTGGAGATCCCCTGGTCTGAGCTGCGTTCGATGGTGGAACCATCTTTTGCTGAGAGATCATTAATCTATCACAAAGATTACCTCAACGACACAACCATCGTGACATCTTCTGCAGTCAATATCACCGAAGACGCTGTCCTGACTGCTGATGGTCAATCTCTTCCATATGATTATCTTGTCATAGCGACTGGCCATGCTTTGACTTCTCCTGCCAGCAGAGCTGAGAGGTTAAAAGAATTCCAGAGAG ATAATGGGAAGATAGAGTCATCAGAATCTGTCCTGATAATTGGAGGTGGTCCAACTGGTGTTGAACTAGCTGCAGAGATTGCGGTAGACTACCCGGGGAAGAAGGTGACCCTTATCCATAGAGGACCACGTCTACTCGAATTCATGGGAGAAAAGGCTTCAAAGAAGTGCCTTGATTGGCTGACTTCAAAGAAAGTAGACGTGCTTCTTCAGCAATCTGTTGACTTGGGCTCATTATCAGACACGGAGAAGGTGTACAAGACATCAGGCGGAGAAACAGTAAGAGCTGATTGCCACTTTGTGTGCATTGGAAAGCCACTGAGTTCGTCGTGGCTACATGATACCATCCTAAAGGAATCTTTGGATAGCAAGGGGAGAGTAATGGTGGAAAATGATTTAAGAGTGAAGGGTTATAATAACATTTTCGCGATTGGTGACATCACGGATATTCCT GAAATCAAACAAGGGTATAACGCCCAGAAGCATGCCCTGCTAGTGGCGAAGAACCTGAAGTTATTGATCAAGGGTTTGCCTAACAGCAAACTGTCAACTTACAGCACCGGTTACCCGCTGGCACTCGTCTCTCTTGGAAGGAAGGAAGGGCTGGCTCAAATTCCCTTTCTGACGATCTGCGGGTGCTTGCCAGGCAAGATCAAATCCGGCGATcttttcatcggcaagacgAGGAAGCAGATTGGCCTGAGTGGTTGA
- the LOC8074641 gene encoding E3 ubiquitin-protein ligase MBR2 isoform X1: protein MEEYSDRGSKAEIAYLRRGSRFSSRNQSSEERTNNHSSDKPGSSTRFNPMKARIGDNQERPRYVRDSFKSSSSKVAPASSSKFPLSKFEERRRQPFLPGFDNAGSSRRKVDAKRLVGSKKIAVDNESSDTLQGESEGFTTEQVPYPEGSHFTGHSGVSSYTVKSLVQTASLSSRTQRQKHKEVNMGTPGACSSSLTNGSSIPGNSTMGVRPAYGHVSGGQVRGLKNLGCTSVPDAQPSGCPSESVSSRRFEFMRKRAFDQENSSRSRSLSLGLSPPTDIHNTGHRIRMNEQSLSQQIPQRSSRNHQEPAVSVRTRRPSPHATRMSVPDERADGMLSLHESPTRNVQPAQEHLSLEEVSTESSIRPFFVEFDNNIFSSSRRRCSNTRAERVRPSSLFEERHRKMFHSLMGERDSHRHITMEGTTEQLLVLETNLFFGAFASYDRHRDMRMDIDNMSYEELLALEERIGSVSTALSEEQFTKCLRRSIYSQVASEVSKSTVDDMKCSICQEEYMEGEEVGRLPCEHWYHVCCIGQWLRQKNWCPVCKASAVPSKG, encoded by the exons ATGGAGGAGTATTCAGATAGGGGATCAAAAGCAGAAATTGCATATCTCAGGAGGGGTTCCAGATTCTCTTCTAGAAATCAAAGTTCAGAAGAGAGGACTAATAATCACAGCAGCGACAAACCGGGAAGCAGCACTAGATTCAATCCTATGAAAGCAAGAATTGGCGATAATCAAGAAAGACCAAGATATGTGCGTGATTCATTTAAATCTTCAAGCTCAAAGGTGGCACCTGCAAGCTCTTCCAAATTTCCACTTAGCAAGTTTGAGGAAAGGCGAAGGCAACCTTTCTTGCCAGGGTTTGACAATGCTGGAAGTAGTAGAAGAAAGGTTGATGCCAAGCGGCTAGTGGGTAGTAAGAAAATTGCTGTAGACAATGAGAGTTCAGACACTCTGCAAGGTGAATCGGAAGGTTTTACTACCGAACAAGTACCTTATCCAGAAGGCTCTCATTTTACTGGTCATTCAGGTGTTTCTTCATATACAGTCAAGTCCTTGGTCCAAACTGCTTCACTAAGTTCTAGGACACAGAGACAGAAACACAAAGAAGTGAATATGGGTACTCCAGGAGCATGTTCTTCGTCTCTGACTAATGGGTCTTCTATACCTGGAAATTCTACCATGGGTGTGAGGCCAGCTTATGGTCATGTTAGTGGAGGGCAGGTACGTGGTCTTAAAAACCTTGGTTGTACGTCAGTGCCTGATGCTCAGCCATCAGGTTGCCCATCTGAGTCTGTTAGTAGTAGGAGGTTCGAGTTCATGAGAAAGAGGGCTTTTGACCAGGAAAACTCTTCCAGATCAAGGAGCTTAAGTTTAGGTCTTTCACCTCCTACAGATATTCACAATACTGGTCACAGAATCAGAATGAATGAACAATCACTTTCTCAACAAATACCACAAAGAAGCAGCAGAAACCATCAGGAACCAGCAGTTTCAGTTAGGACGAGACGGCCTTCTCCTCATGCCACTAGGATGAGTGTTCCTGATGAAAGAGCAGATGGTATGCTTTCTCTGCATGAGTCACCCACAAGAAATGTACAGCCAGCTCAGGAACATCTTTCATTGGAAGAAGTCTCCACTGAGAGTTCAATAAGGCCATTCTTTGTGGAATTTGATAATAACATTTTCTCATCTAGTCGTCGCCGTTGCTCGAATACTCGAGCTGAAAGGGTAAGACCAAGCTCCCTTTTTGAAGAAAGACACCGAAAAATGTTCCATAGTCTTATGGGGGAGAGAGATAGTCATAGACACATAACCATGGAAGGAACTACAGAG CAATTGCTGGTGCTGGAGACTAATCTATTTTTTGGTGCTTTTGCCTCCTATGATCGGCATAGAGACATGCGGATGGATATTGATAATATGTCCTATGAG GAATTATTGGCCCTGGAAGAGAGAATAGGCTCTGTAAGCACAGCTCTTTCGGAAGAGCAGTTCACGAAATGCCTCAGAAGAAGCATATATAGTCAAGTCGCTTCAGAAGTGAGCAAATCAACCGTTGATGACATGAAATGCAGCATATGTCAG GAAGAGTACATGGAGGGCGAAGAAGTTGGGAGGCTGCCGTGCGAGCACTGGTACCATGTGTGCTGCATTGGCCAGTGGCTTAGGCAGAAGAACTGGTGTCCAGTGTGCAAAGCGTCGGCAGTGCCTTCCAAGGGTTAA
- the LOC8074641 gene encoding probable E3 ubiquitin-protein ligase HIP1 isoform X2 codes for MEEYSDRGSKAEIAYLRRGSRFSSRNQSSEERTNNHSSDKPGSSTRFNPMKARIGDNQERPRYVRDSFKSSSSKVAPASSSKFPLSKFEERRRQPFLPGFDNAGSSRRKVDAKRLVGSKKIAVDNESSDTLQGESEGFTTEQVPYPEGSHFTGHSGVSSYTVKSLVQTASLSSRTQRQKHKEVNMGTPGACSSSLTNGSSIPGNSTMGVRPAYGHVSGGQVRGLKNLGCTSVPDAQPSGCPSESVSSRRFEFMRKRAFDQENSSRSRSLSLGLSPPTDIHNTGHRIRMNEQSLSQQIPQRSSRNHQEPAVSVRTRRPSPHATRMSVPDERADGMLSLHESPTRNVQPAQEHLSLEEVSTESSIRPFFVEFDNNIFSSSRRRCSNTRAERQLLVLETNLFFGAFASYDRHRDMRMDIDNMSYEELLALEERIGSVSTALSEEQFTKCLRRSIYSQVASEVSKSTVDDMKCSICQEEYMEGEEVGRLPCEHWYHVCCIGQWLRQKNWCPVCKASAVPSKG; via the exons ATGGAGGAGTATTCAGATAGGGGATCAAAAGCAGAAATTGCATATCTCAGGAGGGGTTCCAGATTCTCTTCTAGAAATCAAAGTTCAGAAGAGAGGACTAATAATCACAGCAGCGACAAACCGGGAAGCAGCACTAGATTCAATCCTATGAAAGCAAGAATTGGCGATAATCAAGAAAGACCAAGATATGTGCGTGATTCATTTAAATCTTCAAGCTCAAAGGTGGCACCTGCAAGCTCTTCCAAATTTCCACTTAGCAAGTTTGAGGAAAGGCGAAGGCAACCTTTCTTGCCAGGGTTTGACAATGCTGGAAGTAGTAGAAGAAAGGTTGATGCCAAGCGGCTAGTGGGTAGTAAGAAAATTGCTGTAGACAATGAGAGTTCAGACACTCTGCAAGGTGAATCGGAAGGTTTTACTACCGAACAAGTACCTTATCCAGAAGGCTCTCATTTTACTGGTCATTCAGGTGTTTCTTCATATACAGTCAAGTCCTTGGTCCAAACTGCTTCACTAAGTTCTAGGACACAGAGACAGAAACACAAAGAAGTGAATATGGGTACTCCAGGAGCATGTTCTTCGTCTCTGACTAATGGGTCTTCTATACCTGGAAATTCTACCATGGGTGTGAGGCCAGCTTATGGTCATGTTAGTGGAGGGCAGGTACGTGGTCTTAAAAACCTTGGTTGTACGTCAGTGCCTGATGCTCAGCCATCAGGTTGCCCATCTGAGTCTGTTAGTAGTAGGAGGTTCGAGTTCATGAGAAAGAGGGCTTTTGACCAGGAAAACTCTTCCAGATCAAGGAGCTTAAGTTTAGGTCTTTCACCTCCTACAGATATTCACAATACTGGTCACAGAATCAGAATGAATGAACAATCACTTTCTCAACAAATACCACAAAGAAGCAGCAGAAACCATCAGGAACCAGCAGTTTCAGTTAGGACGAGACGGCCTTCTCCTCATGCCACTAGGATGAGTGTTCCTGATGAAAGAGCAGATGGTATGCTTTCTCTGCATGAGTCACCCACAAGAAATGTACAGCCAGCTCAGGAACATCTTTCATTGGAAGAAGTCTCCACTGAGAGTTCAATAAGGCCATTCTTTGTGGAATTTGATAATAACATTTTCTCATCTAGTCGTCGCCGTTGCTCGAATACTCGAGCTGAAAGG CAATTGCTGGTGCTGGAGACTAATCTATTTTTTGGTGCTTTTGCCTCCTATGATCGGCATAGAGACATGCGGATGGATATTGATAATATGTCCTATGAG GAATTATTGGCCCTGGAAGAGAGAATAGGCTCTGTAAGCACAGCTCTTTCGGAAGAGCAGTTCACGAAATGCCTCAGAAGAAGCATATATAGTCAAGTCGCTTCAGAAGTGAGCAAATCAACCGTTGATGACATGAAATGCAGCATATGTCAG GAAGAGTACATGGAGGGCGAAGAAGTTGGGAGGCTGCCGTGCGAGCACTGGTACCATGTGTGCTGCATTGGCCAGTGGCTTAGGCAGAAGAACTGGTGTCCAGTGTGCAAAGCGTCGGCAGTGCCTTCCAAGGGTTAA
- the LOC8074639 gene encoding apoptosis-inducing factor homolog B yields MAGAGKKARVVVVGGGAGGSFLAKNMQGHADVVLVDPKEYKEIPCAELRSMVEPSFAERSLIYHKDYLKDATIVTSSAVNITEDAVLTADGQSLPYDYLVIATGHAFTTPVSRAERLKEFQRDNAKIESSESVLIIGGGPTGVELAAEIAVDYPGKKVTLVHRGPRLLEFMGEKASKKCLDWLTSKKVEVLLQQSVNLGTLSDTEKVYKTSGGETITADCHFVCITRPLSSSWLHDTILKESLDSKGRVMVEKDLRVKGYNNIFAVGDITDIPEIKQAYIAHKHALVVAKNLKLLINGLPNSKLTTYNPGYPIALVCLGRKEGLLQFPLLTLCGWLPGKIKSGDVFVGKTRKEMGLNG; encoded by the exons ATGGCGGGGGCGGGGAAGAAGGCGAGGGTGGTGGTGgttggcggcggcgccggcggctccTTCCTCGCCAAGAACATGCAGGGCCACGCCGACGTCGTCCTCGTCGACCC GAAAGAGTACAAGGAGATCCCCTGCGCTGAGCTGCGGTCGATGGTGGAACCATCTTTTGCTGAGAGATCATTAATCTACCACAAAGATTACCTAAAAGACGCAACCATCGTGACATCTTCTGCGGTCAATATCACTGAAGACGCTGTCTTGACGGCTGATGGCCAGTCTCTTCCATATGATTATCTTGTCATAGCGACTGGCCATGCTTTCACTACTCCTGTGAGCAGAGCTGAGAGGCTAAAAGAATTCCAGAGAG ATAATGCCAAGATAGAGTCATCAGAATCTGTGCTGATAATTGGGGGTGGTCCAACTGGTGTTGAACTAGCTGCAGAGATTGCGGTAGACTACCCAGGGAAGAAGGTGACCCTTGTCCATAGAGGACCGCGTCTACTTGAGTTCATGGGAGAAAAGGCTTCAAAGAAGTGCCTCGATTGGCTGACTTCTAAGAAAGTAGAAGTGCTTCTTCAGCAATCGGTTAACTTGGGCACATTATCAGACACAGAGAAGGTGTACAAGACATCAGGCGGAGAAACAATAACAGCTGATTGCCACTTTGTGTGCATTACAAGGCCACTGAGTTCATCGTGGCTACATGATACCATCCTAAAGGAATCTTTGGATAGCAAAGGGAGAGTAATGGTGGAGAAGGATTTAAGAGTGAAAGGTTATAATAACATTTTCGCAGTTGGTGATATCACAGATATTCCT GAAATCAAACAAGCGTACATCGCCCACAAGCACGCCCTGGTTGTGGCAAAGAACCTGAAGTTACTGATCAATGGTTTGCCCAACAGCAAACTGACAACTTACAACCCCGGTTACCCGATAGCACTCGTCTGTcttggaaggaaggaaggactgCTTCAGTTTCCCTTGCTGACGCTCTGCGGGTGGTTGCCGGGCAAGATCAAATCCGGAGATGTTTTCGTCGGCAAGACGAGGAAGGAGATGGGCCTCAATGGTTGA